A region from the Chitinophaga sp. Cy-1792 genome encodes:
- a CDS encoding MFS transporter, translated as MANDGTFRSWVPEWLIRLTIILVMLPTVMLFALSTANVNAATGFYGVEPADIQFSMVVYYSALAAFTPLERRFFSRISTKEYFLICLVLQVIVTFCIYNTRQLPVLYICRFLQGIFNCGVTSICLTLLFSRLKSNHAREIGYAFFYALILCASSFTSLITAPIIDDYEYNVLYKVMIYCFFPGAILLLLMMNRIHLVRRVPLYQLDWGSFFLYAPFLVCLAYVLIYGQQYYWLQDATIVWSLVAVLGLGLVFVVRQLTRKRPLIHMEVFRYKGFVFGITLVGLLYIIRGAFNVTTTYFSTVLGMDPLHIYELFIYNILGVATGTVISARLIIKQRPTQFIWLVGFFLMLLFHGWMYFLFASEADQSTFIVPLFIQGAGAGLLMTPIILFTISSVPFELSQSAAAVGVFIRFAFFSGSTALINFFSIYFSNIHSARLSDHVTAVDDGLQGRLHTYQSALQGRGLPMDQAAKAATGLLNRAMQKQVFLKYAMDYYALIAILIAVIMLIIVMAPFINRTIINVRAKQPAAATF; from the coding sequence ATGGCTAATGACGGAACTTTCAGAAGCTGGGTACCGGAATGGCTGATACGTCTGACAATCATTCTGGTAATGTTGCCGACGGTCATGCTGTTTGCATTGTCTACCGCCAACGTAAATGCCGCCACAGGCTTTTACGGTGTAGAACCTGCGGATATCCAGTTTTCAATGGTGGTGTATTATTCCGCGCTGGCAGCATTTACGCCGCTGGAGCGAAGATTTTTCAGCCGTATCTCAACGAAGGAATATTTTCTTATCTGTCTGGTATTACAGGTCATCGTTACTTTCTGCATCTATAATACCCGTCAGCTTCCTGTATTATATATCTGTCGTTTTCTGCAGGGAATATTTAACTGCGGCGTTACCAGCATTTGCCTTACCCTCTTGTTTTCCAGGCTGAAATCCAACCATGCCAGGGAAATAGGCTATGCTTTTTTCTATGCCCTTATTTTATGCGCTTCTTCCTTTACCTCATTAATAACCGCGCCGATAATAGATGATTATGAATACAATGTACTATATAAGGTAATGATATATTGCTTCTTCCCGGGGGCTATTTTATTATTACTGATGATGAACAGGATACACCTGGTACGCCGGGTACCGCTGTACCAGCTTGACTGGGGTAGCTTTTTCCTGTATGCGCCATTCCTGGTATGCCTGGCATATGTACTGATATATGGACAGCAATATTACTGGCTGCAGGACGCCACGATTGTATGGAGTCTGGTAGCGGTGCTGGGACTAGGTTTGGTATTTGTAGTACGCCAGCTGACGCGTAAGCGCCCGCTGATACATATGGAGGTGTTCAGGTATAAGGGATTTGTATTTGGTATTACGTTAGTCGGGCTACTATATATTATTCGTGGGGCCTTCAACGTTACAACCACTTATTTCTCTACGGTACTGGGCATGGACCCATTACATATCTATGAGCTGTTCATTTACAATATACTGGGCGTCGCTACCGGAACTGTTATTTCAGCGCGACTGATTATTAAGCAACGGCCAACGCAATTCATCTGGCTGGTGGGCTTTTTCCTGATGCTTCTGTTTCATGGGTGGATGTATTTCCTGTTTGCCTCCGAGGCAGATCAGAGTACTTTCATCGTGCCATTATTTATACAGGGGGCAGGCGCAGGTTTGCTGATGACACCCATTATCCTGTTTACGATTTCATCAGTGCCATTTGAGTTGAGTCAGAGTGCTGCTGCTGTAGGCGTGTTTATCAGGTTTGCATTTTTCAGTGGCAGTACAGCGTTGATCAACTTCTTCAGTATTTACTTCAGCAACATACACAGCGCGCGTTTAAGCGACCATGTGACGGCAGTGGATGACGGTTTGCAGGGTAGACTCCATACTTATCAGTCAGCTTTGCAGGGAAGGGGTTTACCAATGGACCAGGCGGCCAAAGCGGCTACTGGTTTGCTGAACAGGGCTATGCAGAAGCAGGTATTTCTAAAGTATGCCATGGATTATTATGCCCTAATAGCAATCCTGATTGCTGTAATTATGTTGATTATAGTGATGGCACCATTTATAAATCGTACGATCATTAACGTTAGAGCCAAGCAACCAGCTGCTGCCACATTCTGA
- a CDS encoding SRPBCC domain-containing protein: protein MMNAINWPPPYLPGTTDNFCSNEVIVAGLSAEDIWPYLSHPYIWPEYYSNASAIEFDNGGGPQLNETSRFRFRTFGFPMEAEVTEFVAPVDGSTGRLSWHGWMNGDANTKFDVLHCWLVENLSEERVRILTQESQIGLPAKELAKSKPNKMINGHQDWLDGLVTAARSGKKK from the coding sequence ATGATGAACGCAATTAACTGGCCTCCTCCATACCTTCCAGGGACCACAGATAACTTTTGTTCCAACGAAGTGATTGTCGCGGGACTCAGTGCCGAAGATATCTGGCCATACCTCAGCCACCCGTATATCTGGCCGGAATATTATAGCAACGCCTCCGCCATAGAATTTGACAACGGCGGCGGCCCACAACTCAATGAAACGTCTAGGTTCCGGTTCAGAACTTTTGGCTTTCCCATGGAAGCCGAGGTGACGGAATTTGTAGCCCCCGTGGACGGTTCTACAGGTCGACTATCCTGGCACGGCTGGATGAACGGAGACGCCAATACAAAATTTGATGTACTGCATTGCTGGCTGGTGGAGAATCTAAGCGAAGAAAGAGTAAGGATATTGACCCAGGAATCCCAGATAGGCCTACCCGCCAAAGAGCTGGCGAAATCAAAACCTAATAAAATGATCAATGGCCACCAGGATTGGCTCGATGGTTTAGTGACTGCTGCCAGAAGCGGGAAGAAGAAATAA
- the glk gene encoding glucokinase, giving the protein MERRTWDNPGIIITFIGELIPDEMTQTVKRLQFLPSFLPAATGTQRVYLLAGDIGGTKTNLALFMAAGGQLDVLREETYVSRDYANVTDMFVKFLSESNDRPVERICIGVAGPVFNGRVELTNLSRELTVDEIRQATGVQQVALINDLEATAYGLATLSPHELTTLHRGSGNHIGNMAIIAPGTGLGMAGLYWDGTYHHPFASEGGHTDFAVRTDLDIKLLKYLQEKYEIVSWERVISGPGIHDIYTFLRDAEGLEESSSLKEAMANGNPSAVISQSALAGDMGITKKTMELFVRYLARVSADLAMKYKSVGGLFLGGGIPPKIAGLLETGEFYNHYIQGDRMQELLASVPLHIVDNDKAALWGAAYYAQLLK; this is encoded by the coding sequence ATGGAGAGGAGGACCTGGGATAACCCGGGAATAATAATTACTTTTATTGGCGAGCTAATTCCTGATGAGATGACCCAGACAGTAAAAAGATTACAGTTTCTTCCGAGTTTCCTTCCTGCTGCAACCGGTACACAGCGGGTATATCTGCTGGCCGGTGATATTGGCGGCACCAAAACCAACCTGGCGTTGTTTATGGCTGCCGGCGGACAGCTGGACGTATTAAGGGAGGAGACCTATGTGTCCAGAGATTATGCTAACGTAACAGATATGTTTGTGAAGTTTTTGTCGGAGAGTAACGACAGACCGGTAGAACGTATATGCATTGGCGTAGCCGGACCGGTTTTCAATGGGAGAGTGGAGCTGACCAATTTATCGAGGGAGCTGACGGTGGATGAAATCCGCCAGGCAACCGGTGTACAGCAGGTGGCGCTTATCAATGACCTGGAAGCTACTGCTTATGGACTGGCTACTTTGTCGCCACATGAGCTGACCACTTTGCACCGTGGTTCGGGTAATCATATTGGAAATATGGCAATTATAGCGCCAGGTACGGGTTTGGGTATGGCAGGCCTTTATTGGGACGGCACGTACCATCATCCGTTTGCATCCGAAGGAGGTCATACTGATTTCGCGGTACGTACAGACCTGGATATAAAATTATTAAAATACCTACAGGAGAAATATGAGATCGTAAGCTGGGAGCGGGTGATTTCCGGGCCGGGCATACATGATATCTATACTTTTTTAAGAGATGCAGAGGGGCTGGAAGAAAGCAGTAGTCTGAAAGAGGCTATGGCAAACGGGAATCCGTCGGCGGTCATTAGTCAGTCGGCGCTGGCAGGAGATATGGGTATTACTAAAAAGACGATGGAGTTGTTTGTGAGATACCTTGCGCGGGTATCCGCAGATCTTGCCATGAAATATAAATCGGTTGGCGGATTATTCCTTGGAGGGGGAATCCCGCCAAAGATTGCTGGACTGCTGGAAACAGGGGAGTTCTATAATCATTATATTCAGGGCGACCGGATGCAGGAATTGCTGGCGAGCGTGCCGCTGCATATCGTTGATAATGATAAGGCAGCACTTTGGGGTGCAGCATATTATGCTCAATTATTAAAATAA
- a CDS encoding LamG domain-containing protein, protein MNTYINAVQDFMPVNQNSTSNFVSGQGYYSCGTMPSFLQNRWTIEIWCYLDALVDEMTLVSKQGEFTLTTQNTNIAAAFAGNGPTITATNVLQEHTWYLVSISFDGSAMTIYLNGVRLIQASGLTPPAATDNNWVIGGDFYGQIDTCRLWSTVLTPYQISNNQWTNYPAATSYLEAQFDMSVMPAQDTSGNNVSITPAGNGIEFNTLVPAVSFNGTAFCDPYDDQNIIPSGTTDFSVMATINPQYLPEPPYNTNAADDNMIIISNGTDVSPDGFILSVNAAGNVVFQLGNATPLISNTMLNADTWYHLAAIWTADTQTADIYINGIFDSSVANLPAPGMQGAVLIGAIDSVAADMAISGFQGYIQYVSLWNEAISESQILADIQNGPQFSAMTNCLAYYDLSALPAQNLITLNPVGLVSGASYAMQQSIGTISNSGALSAVHPVTEPSTEGKIMDASLVQAVMEDFELFAIKRGIQGDRLDAMKSLAISNLQSSSSTNAMRFSIETGDNAMKRLRLHHADGQSEIVYEAQISDCTMALIMLITQLIGGLVTAFGLVYESSSFAKGMTSYLGSRINTIGLGPQLTAIFSGGTVSITKIFNALKLLREYSLLVPLAKFSWQLLSNSLSWWTVISLGARIVLIFSPAGPAEAVWFAAQLAKSLYDITSAVNQYLTDCSNITADCGCVSPSQPALHAAQL, encoded by the coding sequence ATGAACACCTACATAAATGCTGTCCAGGATTTCATGCCAGTCAATCAGAATAGCACCAGTAACTTCGTAAGTGGTCAGGGCTATTATTCCTGTGGCACAATGCCCTCATTTCTGCAAAACCGTTGGACCATTGAGATCTGGTGCTATCTTGATGCACTGGTGGATGAAATGACCCTTGTTTCCAAACAGGGAGAGTTTACACTCACCACCCAGAATACCAATATTGCTGCTGCCTTTGCTGGAAATGGCCCCACTATAACTGCCACGAACGTACTACAGGAACATACCTGGTACCTGGTAAGCATTTCGTTTGATGGCAGTGCCATGACGATATACCTGAACGGTGTACGTCTTATCCAGGCTTCCGGACTCACACCTCCGGCTGCCACAGATAACAACTGGGTAATCGGTGGTGATTTTTACGGACAAATTGATACGTGCAGATTATGGTCTACGGTGCTAACTCCTTATCAGATTTCAAACAACCAATGGACAAACTACCCTGCTGCTACCAGTTACCTGGAAGCCCAGTTTGACATGTCTGTTATGCCTGCGCAAGACACCTCTGGCAATAATGTATCCATTACACCTGCTGGAAATGGTATAGAATTTAATACCCTTGTTCCGGCTGTATCATTTAATGGTACTGCCTTCTGCGACCCATATGATGATCAGAACATCATTCCTTCCGGCACTACAGACTTCTCTGTTATGGCCACGATAAATCCGCAGTACCTGCCTGAGCCCCCATACAATACCAATGCTGCTGATGATAATATGATCATCATTTCAAATGGCACGGATGTATCCCCGGATGGTTTTATCCTCTCTGTAAATGCAGCAGGTAATGTTGTTTTTCAGTTAGGAAATGCCACTCCCCTGATTTCCAACACGATGCTTAATGCGGATACCTGGTACCATCTAGCTGCTATCTGGACTGCTGATACGCAAACTGCGGACATATATATAAATGGCATTTTCGATAGTTCTGTTGCGAATCTTCCGGCTCCCGGAATGCAGGGTGCTGTGCTGATAGGTGCAATAGACAGTGTGGCCGCGGACATGGCTATCAGCGGATTTCAGGGATATATACAATACGTCAGCCTATGGAATGAGGCCATTAGCGAAAGTCAGATATTGGCAGACATACAAAATGGTCCGCAATTTTCTGCCATGACTAATTGTTTAGCGTACTATGACCTGTCAGCACTCCCGGCCCAGAATCTGATCACGCTGAACCCTGTAGGATTAGTATCTGGTGCAAGTTATGCCATGCAACAAAGCATCGGAACCATATCCAATAGCGGCGCATTATCAGCTGTCCATCCAGTCACAGAACCTTCAACCGAAGGAAAAATAATGGATGCTTCACTCGTGCAGGCGGTAATGGAGGATTTTGAATTGTTTGCCATAAAAAGAGGAATACAGGGTGATCGCCTGGATGCCATGAAATCCCTTGCCATAAGCAATTTGCAAAGTTCATCTTCTACAAATGCCATGCGCTTTTCTATAGAAACCGGCGACAATGCCATGAAGCGTCTACGGCTGCATCATGCAGATGGCCAGTCCGAAATTGTATATGAAGCACAAATTTCAGATTGCACCATGGCACTGATTATGCTGATTACCCAGCTGATAGGCGGATTGGTAACAGCTTTTGGCCTGGTATATGAGAGCAGCAGTTTCGCCAAAGGAATGACCAGCTACCTTGGAAGCCGTATAAATACCATTGGCCTCGGACCCCAACTCACGGCAATTTTCAGCGGTGGCACCGTATCGATCACAAAGATTTTTAACGCGCTGAAATTATTGCGTGAATATTCCTTACTGGTTCCACTTGCTAAATTTTCCTGGCAACTGCTCTCCAATTCCCTGAGCTGGTGGACTGTCATTTCTCTTGGTGCCAGAATTGTCCTGATATTTAGTCCTGCTGGCCCGGCCGAAGCTGTCTGGTTTGCAGCACAACTGGCGAAGTCACTCTATGACATCACTTCCGCGGTTAACCAATATCTAACTGACTGTAGCAATATAACAGCTGACTGTGGCTGCGTTTCACCATCTCAGCCCGCACTGCATGCCGCGCAATTATAA
- a CDS encoding bifunctional alpha,alpha-trehalose-phosphate synthase (UDP-forming)/trehalose-phosphatase produces MRKTIIVSNRLPVKISEQEGKFSLQTSEGGLATGLGSIYREGNNIWIGWPGQEISDPKAQSEVTAQLRKMNLMPVFLTEDEINYFYEGFSNETLWPVFHYMSVYARYEQNNWDYYYQVNRKFRDIILSVAEQGDIIWVQDYQLLLLPGMLRAEMPEISIGFFQHIPFPSFELFRLIPWRTEILEGMLGADLMGFHTFDDTRYFLDAVNRLLPAQTSANVVSYNDRAIVVETFPMGIDDAKYSQLGHDPEVQRLINELKETFKTEKMVLSIDRLDYSKGILQRLEAFEQLFQLYPEMISKVVLYMIVVPSRDTVPQYKQLREDIDRKVGHINARYRTLSWHPIQYFYRSFPVEMLSALYNFADICLVTPMRDGMNLVSKEYVASRNNNDGVLILSEMAGASKELIDAIIVNPNNISAITSAIVEAINMPLEEQTRRMKAMRQVVSKFNINHWVKLFMTRLQEVNVMQQNMLARRVSPETAMYIRQEYRKAKNRMIFLDYDGTLVGFQVNIDQASPDPDLYQLLRELAAVPGNKIVMISGRNHETLGRWFGHLPMDLVAEHGAWQKTKDGEWYQLPGLSDKWKQEIRPILETVTDRTPGSFIEEKTYSLVWHYRKVEPGLGELRANELMATLRYYAQEKGLQILPGDMVIEVKNVEINKGKAADSWLHQGDYDFIMAMGDDVTDEDIFKTLPPSAYTIKVGSQVSAARYYLRSYHEVRHFLRTLKK; encoded by the coding sequence ATGAGAAAAACTATTATTGTATCGAACAGGTTACCGGTTAAGATTTCAGAACAGGAGGGTAAATTCTCGTTGCAAACCAGCGAAGGGGGACTGGCAACCGGTTTAGGATCTATTTACAGGGAAGGGAACAACATCTGGATCGGATGGCCTGGACAGGAAATCAGTGATCCGAAAGCGCAATCAGAAGTGACGGCACAGCTGAGAAAGATGAATCTCATGCCCGTTTTCCTCACGGAAGATGAAATCAACTACTTTTATGAGGGCTTCTCCAATGAAACACTGTGGCCGGTTTTCCACTATATGTCCGTTTATGCCCGCTATGAACAAAATAACTGGGACTACTATTATCAGGTCAACAGGAAATTCCGGGACATCATTTTATCTGTAGCAGAACAGGGAGATATTATCTGGGTACAGGATTATCAGCTGTTGTTACTTCCCGGCATGCTCCGGGCAGAAATGCCGGAGATATCAATAGGCTTCTTCCAGCATATTCCTTTTCCTTCTTTCGAATTATTCCGCCTTATCCCATGGCGTACCGAAATCCTGGAAGGGATGCTTGGCGCCGATCTGATGGGCTTCCATACCTTCGACGATACCCGCTATTTCCTGGACGCCGTCAACAGGCTTTTGCCAGCGCAGACCTCCGCCAATGTCGTTTCCTATAACGACAGGGCAATCGTAGTGGAAACTTTTCCCATGGGGATAGACGATGCCAAATACTCCCAGCTCGGGCATGATCCCGAAGTGCAAAGGTTAATCAATGAGTTAAAGGAGACCTTCAAGACAGAAAAGATGGTCCTCTCTATCGACCGGCTGGATTACAGCAAGGGAATACTACAGCGTCTTGAAGCCTTCGAGCAGCTATTTCAGCTATACCCGGAGATGATTTCCAAGGTAGTACTGTATATGATCGTGGTACCATCCAGGGATACCGTACCACAATACAAACAACTAAGAGAAGATATAGACCGTAAGGTAGGACATATCAACGCCCGTTACCGCACGCTCAGCTGGCACCCGATCCAGTACTTTTATCGTTCCTTCCCTGTAGAGATGCTGTCAGCGCTCTATAATTTTGCGGATATCTGTCTGGTTACACCTATGCGCGACGGTATGAACCTCGTCAGCAAGGAATACGTAGCCAGTCGTAACAACAACGACGGCGTACTGATTCTCAGTGAAATGGCCGGCGCCTCCAAAGAACTGATCGACGCAATCATTGTCAATCCCAATAATATCAGTGCCATTACCTCCGCTATTGTGGAAGCCATCAATATGCCACTGGAAGAGCAAACCCGTCGGATGAAGGCCATGCGTCAGGTGGTCTCGAAATTCAATATTAACCACTGGGTGAAGCTGTTCATGACCCGACTACAGGAAGTGAACGTCATGCAGCAGAATATGCTGGCCAGAAGAGTGAGTCCGGAAACGGCCATGTATATACGCCAGGAATACCGTAAGGCCAAGAACCGTATGATATTCCTCGACTACGATGGGACACTGGTAGGTTTCCAGGTAAATATAGACCAGGCTTCGCCGGATCCCGACCTTTACCAGCTACTGAGAGAGCTGGCCGCAGTTCCTGGCAATAAAATTGTCATGATCAGCGGAAGAAACCATGAGACGCTGGGCCGCTGGTTTGGCCATCTGCCAATGGATCTCGTTGCGGAACATGGCGCCTGGCAGAAAACAAAAGATGGGGAATGGTACCAGCTTCCCGGACTCAGCGACAAATGGAAACAGGAAATCAGGCCCATACTGGAAACAGTAACAGACCGTACGCCGGGATCCTTCATCGAAGAAAAAACCTATTCACTGGTATGGCATTACCGTAAAGTAGAACCCGGATTAGGAGAGCTCCGCGCCAATGAACTCATGGCGACGCTCCGTTACTACGCCCAGGAAAAGGGATTGCAGATTTTGCCGGGAGATATGGTTATTGAAGTGAAGAACGTGGAAATCAATAAAGGCAAAGCAGCAGATAGCTGGCTACACCAGGGAGACTATGATTTTATTATGGCAATGGGAGACGATGTAACGGATGAAGATATCTTTAAAACCTTACCACCGTCGGCTTATACCATTAAGGTAGGTAGCCAGGTATCGGCGGCCAGGTACTATTTACGAAGTTATCATGAGGTGCGGCATTTCTTACGTACCCTGAAGAAATAA
- a CDS encoding glycoside hydrolase family 15 protein: MERHTYQTGIIGNCSFIAHINLNTNVDWLCWPRMDSTFTFGGLLDTKKGGEFSILPNDHYTSHQYYLENTNVLCTEVTTNEGSYRITDFAPRFNQYERFFKPLMMIRKVEPIEGSPRVRVICKPVCDYGARHLHPLRGSSHIEFTGCEDRIRLTTDIPISYIFDEELFVLNDTRYLLLTYGHPLEAPLQSTAERFLRETTQYWRSWIKQSSIANYFQPFVIRSALALKLHQYEDTGAIIAASTTSLPEFPDSGRNWDYRYCWMRDSYYILTALNHIGHFEEMERYFGYITDISFSGDFRYQPLYGITGKKDLIENILPHLSGYMGNQPVRIGNQAYEHIQNDIYGQVLISMLPLYTDHRFIFTERKDSDRWINLLLKKIERTIDEKDAGIWEFRNMANIHCYTNLFQWAGCCAAEKMARTINNEELVEKAVALKERAAAHIESCYDPELKAYTNAAGSKYLDASTLQLIMMNYLDPKSERARDHLEALEKELKTDDGLFYRYLHSDDFGKPRTTFLVCAFWYVEALACVGRLEDAQHEFEKILQYSNHLLLFSEDVESGTGSQWGNFPQAYSHVGLMNAAYRISMKLDVPIFI; the protein is encoded by the coding sequence ATGGAAAGACATACTTATCAGACTGGCATTATCGGAAACTGCTCATTCATTGCGCATATCAATCTGAATACCAATGTCGACTGGCTTTGCTGGCCCCGGATGGATAGTACTTTTACCTTCGGCGGACTCCTGGACACCAAAAAAGGCGGTGAATTTTCTATCCTGCCCAATGACCATTACACCTCTCACCAGTACTACCTGGAAAATACCAATGTGCTGTGTACAGAGGTGACTACCAACGAAGGCAGCTACCGTATCACCGACTTCGCCCCACGCTTCAATCAGTATGAAAGGTTCTTTAAGCCCCTGATGATGATCCGTAAGGTGGAACCTATCGAAGGCTCTCCCAGGGTGCGTGTGATTTGCAAACCTGTATGCGACTATGGTGCACGTCACCTGCACCCATTACGGGGAAGCAGCCATATTGAATTTACAGGCTGTGAAGATCGAATCCGCCTCACCACCGACATCCCCATCAGCTATATATTTGATGAAGAACTCTTTGTGCTCAACGATACCAGGTACCTCCTGCTTACCTACGGCCATCCGCTGGAAGCCCCGTTGCAAAGTACAGCAGAACGCTTCCTGCGGGAAACCACCCAATACTGGCGCAGCTGGATCAAACAATCCTCTATCGCCAATTACTTCCAGCCTTTCGTGATCCGCTCTGCGCTTGCGCTGAAATTACATCAGTATGAAGATACCGGCGCCATCATTGCTGCCAGTACCACCAGCCTGCCAGAGTTCCCGGACAGTGGCCGTAACTGGGACTATCGCTACTGCTGGATGCGCGACAGCTATTATATATTAACAGCCCTGAATCATATCGGCCACTTTGAAGAAATGGAACGCTACTTTGGTTATATCACGGATATCTCTTTCTCGGGAGATTTCCGGTACCAGCCCCTGTATGGCATTACCGGCAAAAAAGATCTGATAGAAAATATCCTTCCGCATCTCAGCGGATATATGGGTAACCAGCCTGTAAGAATTGGTAATCAGGCATATGAGCATATTCAGAATGATATCTACGGACAGGTGCTGATCTCCATGCTACCGCTCTATACCGACCATCGGTTTATCTTTACGGAAAGAAAAGACTCCGACCGGTGGATCAACCTCCTGCTGAAGAAGATAGAGCGTACCATCGATGAAAAGGATGCAGGTATCTGGGAGTTCCGCAACATGGCTAACATTCATTGCTATACGAATTTGTTCCAGTGGGCAGGATGCTGTGCAGCCGAGAAAATGGCCCGCACTATTAATAATGAAGAACTGGTAGAGAAAGCTGTGGCCTTAAAAGAAAGAGCCGCCGCGCATATCGAAAGCTGCTACGATCCTGAACTGAAAGCCTATACCAACGCCGCTGGCAGCAAATACCTGGATGCCAGTACCCTGCAGCTGATCATGATGAATTACCTGGATCCAAAGTCGGAACGGGCACGTGATCACCTGGAGGCCCTTGAAAAGGAACTTAAAACTGATGACGGCCTCTTCTACCGTTACCTCCATTCCGATGATTTCGGTAAGCCACGAACTACGTTTCTCGTTTGTGCATTCTGGTATGTAGAAGCCCTTGCCTGCGTAGGACGCCTGGAAGATGCCCAGCACGAGTTTGAAAAAATACTGCAGTACAGCAATCACCTGCTGCTGTTTAGTGAAGATGTTGAATCGGGTACCGGCAGCCAGTGGGGTAATTTTCCGCAGGCCTATTCACATGTGGGACTCATGAATGCCGCCTACCGTATAAGCATGAAGCTGGACGTTCCGATCTTTATATAA
- a CDS encoding voltage-gated chloride channel family protein yields MKQTQHFPKDQLSIVYQLLRWTLLILPVAIITGSLVALFLWLLDTVTHIRWQHPWLLYILPFAGILIYWLYKWGGKSADKGNNLIMDEIHQPGGGVPARMAPLVLITTIITHLFGGSAGREGTAVQIGGSMAGWIGRVLKLNEADIKIILMTGIAAGFGAVFGTPVTGAVFALEVLAIGVMRYDALIPCLVAGVLADVVCSSWGISHTHYHIDYESMAATIGIPYIHADLLLLAKVIAGGVAFGLTSFLFSWLMHKIKSTANAYIKIPWLVPFAGGIIIIVLCWILRTDAYLGLGVTTSSPDSLGPSIVNSFRADADISYMSWFWKLLFTAITLGMGFKGGEVTPLFFMGAALGNALGHLMGAPVDLMAGLGFIAVFAGATNTPLACTIMGVELFGTHHVIYFAVACFTAYYFSGHSGIYSAQRLVVPKKR; encoded by the coding sequence ATGAAACAAACACAGCACTTCCCTAAAGATCAGTTATCGATTGTTTACCAGCTGCTTCGCTGGACATTACTCATTTTACCTGTTGCTATAATCACTGGTTCACTGGTAGCATTATTTCTTTGGCTGCTGGATACGGTAACGCATATACGCTGGCAGCATCCCTGGTTATTATATATATTACCTTTTGCAGGCATCCTCATATACTGGTTGTATAAGTGGGGAGGGAAATCTGCCGACAAAGGCAACAACCTGATCATGGATGAGATACATCAGCCAGGGGGCGGTGTTCCAGCTCGCATGGCGCCGCTGGTGCTGATTACTACTATAATCACTCATCTCTTTGGCGGCTCTGCTGGCCGCGAAGGGACAGCAGTACAGATAGGTGGAAGTATGGCAGGCTGGATAGGTCGTGTACTGAAACTGAATGAAGCAGATATAAAGATCATCCTGATGACGGGTATCGCGGCGGGTTTCGGTGCTGTATTCGGAACACCGGTTACTGGCGCTGTATTCGCCCTGGAAGTACTGGCCATTGGCGTGATGCGTTATGATGCCCTGATACCTTGCCTGGTGGCGGGTGTACTGGCAGATGTTGTATGCAGTTCCTGGGGAATCAGCCATACGCATTATCATATAGATTACGAGTCGATGGCAGCAACCATTGGGATACCATATATACATGCCGATTTATTATTGCTTGCCAAGGTGATCGCAGGTGGCGTCGCCTTCGGTCTCACCAGTTTTCTTTTTTCCTGGTTGATGCATAAGATAAAGTCTACCGCCAACGCCTATATTAAAATACCCTGGCTGGTACCTTTCGCAGGTGGTATCATCATCATTGTACTTTGCTGGATACTCCGTACAGATGCCTATCTGGGGTTGGGTGTTACTACCAGCAGCCCTGATAGTTTGGGTCCGAGTATCGTCAATTCATTTCGTGCTGATGCCGACATCAGTTATATGAGTTGGTTCTGGAAGCTACTGTTTACTGCTATCACGTTGGGTATGGGTTTCAAAGGGGGTGAGGTGACACCTTTATTTTTCATGGGGGCAGCATTAGGTAATGCTTTGGGGCATCTGATGGGTGCTCCGGTAGACCTTATGGCGGGACTTGGTTTCATTGCAGTATTTGCAGGTGCTACTAATACGCCGCTGGCCTGTACGATTATGGGCGTGGAATTATTTGGAACGCATCATGTGATATACTTTGCAGTGGCTTGTTTCACGGCCTATTATTTCAGCGGACATTCCGGAATTTACAGTGCGCAAAGGTTGGTGGTACCTAAGAAACGATAG